In Citrus sinensis cultivar Valencia sweet orange chromosome 4, DVS_A1.0, whole genome shotgun sequence, one DNA window encodes the following:
- the LOC102629777 gene encoding SEC12-like protein 1 produces the protein MEGGGTVTCGSWIKRPENVNLVVLGKSSQASSSPSVLEIFSFDPKTTSVYTSPLVTYVFDESEGDPMTIAVNPSGDDFVCSTTNGGCKLFEVYGGATDINLLAKKMPPLQDAGPQKCLSFSVDGSRFAAGGVDGHLRIMHWPSLRIILDEPKAHKSVLDMDFSLDSEFLATTSTDGSARIWKTEDGVAWTFLTRNSDEKIELCRFSKDGTKPFLFCTVQRGDKALLAVYDISTWNKIGHKRLLRKPASVLSISLDGKYLAMGSKDGDICVVDVKKMEINHWSKRLHLGTSIALVEFCPTQRVVLTASKEWGAMITKLTVPADWKEWQIYSLLLALFLASAVVFYIFFENSDSFWNFPVARNQHGGPKIESILRDPQSSDDQNMWNAFDPLDM, from the exons atggagGGTGGTGGTACCGTGACATGCGGGTCGTGGATCAAGCGACCCGAGAACGTGAATTTGGTTGTGTTGGGCAAGTCCAGCCAGGCCAGTTCATCCCCCTCAGTGCTTGAAATTTTCTCCTTTGATCCCAAAACAACCTCTGTCTACACTTCCCCTTTg gtTACTTATGTGTTTGATGAAAGCGAAGGCGATCCCATGACAATTGCTGTGAACCCGAGTGGTGATGACTTTGTTTGCTCTACAACTAATGGTGGCTGCAA ATTGTTTGAGGTATATGGTGGAGCAACAGATATAAATTTACTGGCCAAGAAAATGCCTCCTCTTCAAGACGCTGGCCCACAAAAATGCCTATCCTTCAGTGTGGATGGATCTAGATTTGCTGCTGGTGGAGTG GATGGACATCTCAGAATAATGCATTGGCCAAGCCTGCGCATCATTTTAGATGAACCAAAAGCACACAAGTCTGTGTTGGATATGGACTTTAG CCTAGATTCAGAGTTTTTGGCTACAACTTCTACTGATGGTTCTGCTAGAATATGGAAAACAGAAGATGGTGTTGCTTGGACTTTCTTAACTCGCAACTCG GATGAGAAGATTGAGTTATGCAGATTCTCCAAGGATGGGACAAAaccatttttgttttgcacAGTTCAAAGAG GTGATAAAGCTCTCCTTGCGGTTTATGATATCAGTACATGGAACAAAATTGGCCATAAGAGGCTGCTTAGAAAGCCTGCATCTGTATTGTCTATCAGCTTGGATGGGAAGTATCTTGCTAT gGGAAGCAAAGATGGGGACATCTGTGTTGTCGATgtgaaaaaaatggaaatcaATCATTGGAGTAAGAGGCTACACCTGGGTACCTCCATTGCATTAGTTGAGTTCTGTCCCACCCAAAG GGTGGTGCTTACCGCTTCTAAAGAGTGGGGAGCTATGATCACCAAGCTAACTGTTCCGGCAGATTGGAAAG AGTGGCAGATTTACTCGTTGCTTTTAGCTCTATTTCTGGCATCGGCTGTtgtattttacattttcttcGAGAACTCCGATTCATTTTGGAATTTTCCTGTTGCAAGAAATCAACATGGAGGACCAAAGATTGAATCCATTCTAAGAGATCCGCAGTCGTCGGATGATCAAAATATGTGGAATGCATTTGATCCATTGGATATGTGA